A stretch of the Fusarium musae strain F31 chromosome 2, whole genome shotgun sequence genome encodes the following:
- a CDS encoding hypothetical protein (EggNog:ENOG41) produces the protein MNSNEFIENESVLGSDEMWPTPATQSKPRPMPIYQGFSFCGAENFSSVPSWDSSSVSFQQTPSETMSRPGSMHQDFYPPTTMDNSSWMEKQVEDQFDLHGMDYDMTMGMSSFTNDEAIPVLDLKQGTLAEEDLMAIDDGSKQRRMSGSSFSMSTSGAFSDMPLDDFSAALSEAPSFSSDYPPLSNRTSMMSSTQLSPVASPRMTPQSRTDLVRTQSRGRGASPSPRPSNVRSAPYSVEGPRLKRWSTGTYNTSASRKPAQYVYHACPDVYNSHQHMYSGHSSPAIGTTPLPLNYGNLQAMQQAPFVVPSTPAYQRNSMLLPTQLPSQMAQQQPWQTDVNHFAPPQPLLSHGLFRMLQSNGDAACLNGHYTDLSDPPELYAALREEQIPPPPEDMNPEDPDMIPREQELRFEGDLYTPRWVRGHGNKREGWCGICKPGRWLVLKNSAFWYDKSFSHGISAATGSSFQEPQQKRRMDGNPDVWEGLCGSCEQWIALVSSKKKGTTWFRHAYKCHTHLKVKDTPKRRRESSNARALAMSTMAKPKTEVQHQRPMTPQMPVSSMELATTPRPSTMSQITSHPQVTSVLAPQEHYTIDPMSGNVLTTEPFPNMI, from the exons ATGAACTCAAACGAATTTATCGAAAACGAATCCGTGCTGGGCTCGGACGAGATGTGGCCAACACCAGCCACTCAGTCTAAGCCTCGCCCTATGCCCATCTATCAGGGATTCTCTTTCTGCGGTGCCGAGAACTTCTCATCAGTACCATCTTGGGACTCGTCTTCAGTTTCATTCCAGCAAACCCCCAGTGAGACCATGTCACGTCCCGGATCTATGCATCAAGACTTCTACCCTCCTACCACTATGGATAACT CATCGTGGATGGAAAAGCAAGTCGAAGATCAATTTGATCTTCATGGCATGGACTACGATATGACCATGGGAATGAGCTCTTTCACAAACGACGAAGCCATCCCTGTTCTTGACCTGAAGCAGGGAACACTTGCAGAGGAAGATCTGATGGCCATTGATGACGGTTCAAAACAACGTCGAATGTCCGGCTCTTCCTTTTCGATGTCCACCTCTGGAGCCTTCTCCGACATGCCTCTCGATGATTTCTCAGCAGCGCTCTCTGAAGCGCCCTCCTTCAGCTCTGATTATCCACCGCTTTCTAACCGCACTTCTATGATGTCTTCCACCCAGCTTTCGCCCGTTGCCTCGCCACGAATGACTCCTCAGTCGAGGACCGATCTTGTGAGGACTCAGAGTCGTGGCCGCGGtgcttctccatctccccGACCCAGCAACGTTCGATCTGCTCCCTACAGCGTCGAGGGGCCAAGACTCAAACGATGGTCTACTGGTACTTACAACACCTCTGCTAGCCGCAAGCCTGCCCAGTACGTTTACCATGCCTGCCCGGATGTCTACAATAGCCACCAGCACATGTACTCCGGCCACTCTTCTCCTGCCATCGGTACCACTCCTCTGCCTCTCAACTACGGCAACCTCCAGGCCATGCAGCAAGCACCTTTCGTTGTCCCCAGCACTCCCGCCTACCAGAGAAACAGCATGCTGCTTCCTACTCAGCTTCCGTCTCAGATggcccagcagcagccctgGCAAACCGACGTCAACCATTTCGCCCCACCTCAGCCACTTCTGTCTCACGGCCTTTTCAGAATGCTTCAGAGCAACGGAGATGCCGCTTGCCTCAACGGGCACTACACCGACCTTTCTGACCCTCCTGAGCTGTACGCCGCTCTCCGAGAAGAGCAGATACCTCCACCCCCCGAGGACATGAATCCCGAGGATCCCGACATGATTCCCCGCGAGCAGGAGTTGCGATTTGAGGGCGACCTTTACACCCCTAGATGGGTTCGAGGCCACGGCAACAAGCGAGAGGGCTGGTGTGGAATCTGCAAGCCTGGACGATGGCTCGTGCTGAAGAACTCTGCCTTCTGGTATGACAAGTCTTTCTCTCACGGCATTAGTGCTGCCACCGGAAGCTCGTTCCAGGAACCTCAACAGAAGCGACGTATGGATGGAAACCCTGATGTTTGGGAGGGTCTCTGTGGTAGCTGTGAGCAGTGGATTGCCCTTGTCAGCAGCAAAAAGAAGGGAACCACCTGGTTCAGACACGCGTACAAG TGTCACACACATCTCAAGGTGAAAGACACACCTAAGCGTCGCCGCGAAAGCAGCAACGCCAGGGCGCTAGCCATGTCGACCATGGCAAAGCCCAAGACTGaagttcaacatcaacgaccCATGACGCCCCAGATGCCTGTCTCCTCGATGGAGCTTGCCACTACGCCTAGACCCTCTACTATGTCCCAGATCACGTCTCACCCTCAAGTCACCTCTGTTCTCGCTCCTCAGGAGCACTATACCATTGATCCGATGTCTGGAAACGTCCTTACGACTGAGCCATTTCCGAACATGATTTAA